Proteins encoded within one genomic window of Balaenoptera ricei isolate mBalRic1 chromosome 10, mBalRic1.hap2, whole genome shotgun sequence:
- the LOC132372408 gene encoding C-type lectin domain family 12 member B-like: MSNASDCDQPPENTEQTETIPIVDVEEPLAVPPPPPPEDEWGPIPEHTNVDASRFSFSLRGIIPVILGVFSLLLLMLCGFFGYQYFQSVQESKSKMKSLIQQAESLQNKEENFLQVQKALDQNKEILLQLQKQNEYITEALQELNVEQGDRCGPSLSHWVQYRDHCYHQTVEIVSWLECSDLCVSLNATFLKTERSRLMYIMKLLAVNHTWLGLSYKEEDNQWKWEDGSLPSPSLSLPKPSTDFQGNCVYANVHTVGMDTCTMSSSCVCEKPVCAKHSEES, encoded by the exons ATGTCAAATGCTTCAGACTGTGATCAacctccag aaaacacagagcagACAGAGACAATCCCTATTGTGGACGTGGAAGAGCCTCTTGccgttcctcctcctcctccacctgagGATGAATGGGGCCCGATTCCTGAGCACACCAATGTGGATG CTTCtcgcttttccttctctctacgtGGAATAATTCCTGTGATCCTGGGAGTCTTCAGCCTGCTGCTTTTGATGTTGTGTGGATTCTTTGGTTATCAGT ACTTTCAAAGTGTTCAGGAATCAAAGAGCAAGATGAAGAGCCTTATCCAACAGGCTGAGTCTTtgcaaaacaaagaggaaaacttTCTTCAGGTCCAAAAAGCTCTTGACCAAAATAAAG AAATCTTACTGCAGCTCCAAAAACAGAATGAGTATATCACTGAGGCTCTACAAGAACTAAATGTGGAACAAG gAGACAGGTGTGGACCTTCTCTGAGTCACTGGGTACAATACAGAGACCACTGCTACCACCAAACCGTGGAAATTGTTTCTTGGTTAGAGTGTTCGGATCTTTGTGTCTCTTTGAATGCTACATTTTTGAAGACAGAAAGGAGTAGATTGATG TACATCATGAAGTTACTTGCAGTAAATCACACTTGGCTTGGCCTGTCTTATAAAGAAGAGGACAATCAATGGAAGTGGGAAGAtggctcccttccttctcctAGCCT GAGTCTACCAAAGCCAAGTACGGATTTCCAGGGGAATTGTGTGTATGCAAATGTGCACACTGTTGGCATGGATACCTGCACCATGTCCTCTTCATGTGTGTGTGAGAAGCCTGTCTGTGCTAAACACTcagaagaaagttaa